One Denticeps clupeoides chromosome 12, fDenClu1.1, whole genome shotgun sequence genomic window carries:
- the gnb1b gene encoding guanine nucleotide binding protein (G protein), beta polypeptide 1b isoform X2: MSELDQLRQEAEQLKNQIRDARKACADATLSQITANIDPVGRIQMRTRRTLRGHLAKIYAMHWGSDSRLLVSASQDGKLIIWDSYTTNKVHAIPLRSSWVMTCAYAPSGNYVACGGLDNICSIYSLKTREGNVRVSRELAGHTGYLSCCRFLDDNQIVTSSGDTTCALWDIETGQQTTTFAGHTGDVMSLSLAPDTRLFVSGACDASAKLWDVREGMCRQTFTGHESDINAICFFPNGNAFATGSDDATCRLFDLRADQELMVYSHDNIICGITSVAFSKSGRLLLAGYDDFNCNVWDTLKADRAGVLAGHDNRVSCLGVTDDGMAVATGSWDSFLKIWN, encoded by the exons ATGAGCGAACTGGACCAATTACGCCAGGAGGCTGAGCAGCTCAAAAACCAGATCAGA GATGCCAGGAAAGCTTGCGCAGATGCCACGCTATCACAG ATCACAGCCAACATTGACCCTGTTGGGCGAATTCAGATGCGCACGAGACGGACACTGAGGGGGCATCTGGCAAAAATCTATGCCATGCACTGGGGCAGTGATTCTAG GCTGCTGGTCAGTGCGTCTCAGGATGGTAAACTAATCATTTGGGACAGTTACACCACAAACAAG GTCCATGCCATTCCCCTGCGCTCATCCTGGGTGATGACCTGTGCCTACGCGCCCTCTGGGAACTATGTGGCATGTGGAGGCCTGGACAACATCTGCTCTATCTACAGCTTGAAGACCCGTGAGGGCAACGTTCGTGTCAGCCGAGAGCTGGCTGGGCACACAG GTTATTTGTCTTGTTGCCGTTTCCTGGATGACAACCAGATTGTTACAAGCTCTGGTGACACCACCTG tgCACTCTGGGATATAGAGACAGGACAGCAGACAACCACATTTGCTGGGCACACTGGTGACGTCATGAGCCTCTCGCTGGCTCCTGACACAAGGTTATTTGTCTCTGGGGCATGTGATGCTTCAGCCAAGCTGTGGGACGTTCGGGAGGGCATGTGTAGACAGACATTTACTGGCCATGAGTCCGACATCAATGCCATCTGT TTCTTCCCTAATGGCAACGCCTTTGCCACTGGCTCAGATGATGCGACCTGTCGTCTGTTCGACCTGCGTGCCGATCAAGAGCTAATGGTTTACTCCCACGACAACATCATCTGCGGAATCACCTCCGTCGCCTTCTCCAAGAGCGGTCGCCTGCTACTGGCTGGCTATGATGACTTTAACTGCAACGTCTGGGACACCCTGAAGGCCGACCGTGCAG GTGTGCTGGCTGGACATGATAACCGTGTCAGCTGCCTGGGCGTCACAGACGATGGCATGGCGGTTGCTACAGGATCCTGGGACAGTTTCTTGAAGATCTGGAACTGA
- the c12h3orf18 gene encoding uncharacterized protein C3orf18 homolog isoform X1, whose protein sequence is MSLPTARANLSNPTLSPIIPSSVLPMSTVEATVAGQQILTTRSTQPGSVSISITSALNETVFNPTQLPLLEGDGPSMSMVLVPFGIITVIGLATVVMLYIRKRKRLEKLRHQLMPMYNFDPGEDQDDLEQELLDHGRDGSPAGPNAKTLTASQGSTQRPSRLVFTDVADAISA, encoded by the exons ATGTCTTTACCTACAGCCAGGGCCAACCTGTCCAACCCCACTCTCTCTCCCATCATTCCCAGTTCTGTCCTCCCAATGAGCACGGTGGAGGCCACTGTTGCAGGTCAGCAGATCCTCACAACCAGGAGCACCCAGCCTGGCTCAGTTAGCATCTCCATCACTTCCGCCCTCAATGAGACGGTCTTCAACCCAACCCAGCTGCCCCTGTTGGAAGGGGATGGACCCAGCATGAGCATGGTGTTGGTGCCCTTTGGAATCATCACAGTCATCGGCCTGGCCACTGTTGTG ATGCTGTACATCAGGAAAAGAAAGAG GCTGGAGAAGCTGCGGCACCAGCTCATGCCCATGTACAACTTCGACCCAGGTGAGGACCAGGATGACCTTGAACAAGAGCTGCTGGACCATGGCCGTGATGGCAGCCCAGCAGGACCCAACGCCAAG ACCCTGACAGCGAGCCAGGGCAGTACACAGAGGCCGAGTCGGCTGGTCTTCACTGACGTGGCTGACGCCATCAGTGCATGA
- the c12h3orf18 gene encoding uncharacterized protein C3orf18 homolog isoform X2, whose product MSLPTARANLSNPTLSPIIPSSVLPMSTVEATVAGQQILTTRSTQPGSVSISITSALNETVFNPTQLPLLEGDGPSMSMVLVPFGIITVIGLATVVMLYIRKRKRLEKLRHQLMPMYNFDPGEDQDDLEQELLDHGRDGSPAGPNAKL is encoded by the exons ATGTCTTTACCTACAGCCAGGGCCAACCTGTCCAACCCCACTCTCTCTCCCATCATTCCCAGTTCTGTCCTCCCAATGAGCACGGTGGAGGCCACTGTTGCAGGTCAGCAGATCCTCACAACCAGGAGCACCCAGCCTGGCTCAGTTAGCATCTCCATCACTTCCGCCCTCAATGAGACGGTCTTCAACCCAACCCAGCTGCCCCTGTTGGAAGGGGATGGACCCAGCATGAGCATGGTGTTGGTGCCCTTTGGAATCATCACAGTCATCGGCCTGGCCACTGTTGTG ATGCTGTACATCAGGAAAAGAAAGAG GCTGGAGAAGCTGCGGCACCAGCTCATGCCCATGTACAACTTCGACCCAGGTGAGGACCAGGATGACCTTGAACAAGAGCTGCTGGACCATGGCCGTGATGGCAGCCCAGCAGGACCCAACGCCAAG ttgTGA
- the cysltr3 gene encoding cysteinyl leukotriene receptor 2, with translation MMESSANVSLAETLKKDELDFKYRAYTVTYLMVFPMGFLCNSAALVVFLFITPKKLASRVFMINLAFSDVGFSLTLPFRLIYYFRNFQWDFPDWLCRLCVFSFYLNLYTSVLFLTSLSVLRYIAVLHPFQSKIDFRRAVWISVGIWVFVALLSSPFFMNGVFKDSNNVSHCFEPRDNTSWERMKNLNYVGVILGCVIPFLIIVVCYSCILYRLLCVKEDVKKTKRPKRRTVYLVALILFTFLVCFMPYHVVRSVHLAAEVSSWDPHFTASMKKVLVVTLCLAASNSCLNPLMYYFAGESFRTAIRRASSKRLTSSFKQSINLRNHHPLPATLKESLKH, from the exons ATGATGG AATCATCAGCTAATGTCTCTCTTGCGGAAACACTAAAAAAGGATGAACTGGACTTCAAGTATAGAGCTTACACAGTCACCTATCTCATGGTGTTCCCTATGGGCTTTCTCTGCAACTCCGCCGCCCTGGTGGTCTTTTTGTTCATCACGCCCAAAAAGTTAGCCAGCAGAGTCTTCATGATCAACCTGGCCTTCTCGGATGTGGGCTTTTCCCTCACGCTTCCTTTTCGACTGATCTACTACTTCCGCAACTTCCAGTGGGATTTCCCAGACTGGCTGTGTCGTCTGTGCGTGTTCTCCTTCTATCTGAACCTCTACACCAGTGTCCTGTTCCTGACCAGCCTCAGCGTTCTGCGCTACATTGCTGTGCTACACCCTTTCCAATCCAAAATCGATTTCCGACGAGCCGTGTGGATCTCAGTGGGGATCTGGGTGTTTGTTGCTCTGCTCTCCTCCCCTTTCTTCATGAATGGGGTTTTCAAAGATAGCAACAATGTAAGTCACTGCTTCGAGCCCAGGGACAACACCTCCTGGGAACGGATGAAAAATCTGAATTACGTCGGGGTGATCCTGGGCTGCGTCATTCCTTTTCTGATTATTGTAGTCTGCTACAGCTGCATCCTCTACAGACTGCTGTGTGTGAAGGAGGACGTGAAGAAAACCAAGCGCCCCAAGAGGCGCACGGTCTACCTGGTGGCACTGATCCTCTTCACATTCCTGGTCTGTTTTATGCCCTACCACGTGGTGCGCTCGGTGCATCTGGCTGCGGAGGTGTCCAGTTGGGACCCCCACTTTACGGCATCAATGAAAAAAGTGCTGGTGGTGACATTATGTCTAGCTGCATCCAACAGCTGCCTGAACCCCTTGATGTACTACTTTGCAGGCGAATCCTTCCGTACGGCCATCAGGAGGGCATCTTCAAAACGCTTAACAAGCTCCTTCAAACAAAGCATTAATCTGAGGAATCACCACCCACTACCTGCTACTTTAAAAGAAAGTTTGAAGCACTGA
- the LOC114800941 gene encoding calglandulin-like: MAHGGPQHLLNMTQQRTNSKSQTPSVWLKIPSYSDYSFSEKYDIKCRLSYVQVNTLTQEQITEYKGVFEMFDEEGNGDVKTQELERLMSLMGINPTKRELAQMAKDVDKNGKGTFNCDSFLDLMALYIERAKNQDAELRAAFRVFDKEAKGYIDWNTLKYVLMNAGEPLNEEEAEQMMKEADKDGDGTIDYEEFVAMMTGDSFKMT, translated from the exons ATGGCCCACGGGGGTCCACAGCACCTGTTGAACATGACTCAACAGAGAACTAATAGCAAATCCCAAACTCCCTCGGTGTGGCTAAAGATTCCTTCTTACAGTGACTACAGTTTCTCTGAAAAATATGACATCAAGTGTAGACTTTCATATGTGCAA GTTAACACGCTGACACAAGAGCAGATTACAGAGTATAAAGGGGTGTTTGAGATGTTCGACGAGGAAGGGAATGGAGACGTAAAGACGCAAGAGCTGGAACGGTTAATGAGCCTTATGGGTATCAACCCTACCAAGAGGGAACTTGCTCAGATGGCCAAAGACGTGGACAAAAATG gTAAAGGGACTTTTAACTGTGACAGTTTTCTGGATCTGATGGCCCTCTACATTGAAAGGGCAAAGAACCAAGATGCTGAACTGCGTGCAGCCTTCAGAGTGTTTGATAAAGAGGCCAAAGGCTACATTGACTGGAATACTCTAAa ATATGTACTCATGAATGCTGGAGAGCCTCTGAATGAAGAAGAGGCAGAGCAGATGATGAAGGAGGCTGATAAAGATGGTGATGGAACCATTGACTATGAag aatTCGTGGCCATGATGACTGGAGACTCCTTCAAGATGACCTAG
- the LOC114801275 gene encoding high mobility group protein HMGI-C has protein sequence MQTGTSSQGGEEATPPSEVQPLRRGRGRPRKPPQEATGPPAPRRPRGRPRGSKSKSSVAKKAEAGQKRPRGRPRKWPHKLAEDKEEASQEEGGEGPSEAPHIQDPPAQPEGL, from the exons ATGCAGACAGGGACAAGCAGCCAGGGTGGGGAGGAGGCGACTCCACCCTCAGAGGTGCAGCCTTTACGTCGAGGGAGGGGTCGACCACGCAAACCGccacag GAAGCCACTGGTCCTCCTGCCCCAAGGAGACCCCGAGGAAGGCCCAGAGGAAGCAAGAGCAAGTCTTCTGTAGCAAAG AAAGCTGAAGCTGGGCAGAAAAGACCTCGGGGTCGTCCAAGAAAATGG CCACATAAATTAGCTGAGGATAAAGAAGAG GCTTCTCAAGAAGAAGGAGGGGAAGGACCATCTGAAGCCCCACACATTCAAGACCCACCTGCCCAGCCTGAAGGGTTGTAA
- the gnb1b gene encoding guanine nucleotide binding protein (G protein), beta polypeptide 1b isoform X1, with protein MGLRNYDQKECRQLERGRLLDKKMSELDQLRQEAEQLKNQIRDARKACADATLSQITANIDPVGRIQMRTRRTLRGHLAKIYAMHWGSDSRLLVSASQDGKLIIWDSYTTNKVHAIPLRSSWVMTCAYAPSGNYVACGGLDNICSIYSLKTREGNVRVSRELAGHTGYLSCCRFLDDNQIVTSSGDTTCALWDIETGQQTTTFAGHTGDVMSLSLAPDTRLFVSGACDASAKLWDVREGMCRQTFTGHESDINAICFFPNGNAFATGSDDATCRLFDLRADQELMVYSHDNIICGITSVAFSKSGRLLLAGYDDFNCNVWDTLKADRAGVLAGHDNRVSCLGVTDDGMAVATGSWDSFLKIWN; from the exons ATGGGATTAAGGAATTACG ATCAGAAAGAGTGTCGGCAGTTGGAGAGAGGCAGACTTCTAGACAAGAAAATGAGCGAACTGGACCAATTACGCCAGGAGGCTGAGCAGCTCAAAAACCAGATCAGA GATGCCAGGAAAGCTTGCGCAGATGCCACGCTATCACAG ATCACAGCCAACATTGACCCTGTTGGGCGAATTCAGATGCGCACGAGACGGACACTGAGGGGGCATCTGGCAAAAATCTATGCCATGCACTGGGGCAGTGATTCTAG GCTGCTGGTCAGTGCGTCTCAGGATGGTAAACTAATCATTTGGGACAGTTACACCACAAACAAG GTCCATGCCATTCCCCTGCGCTCATCCTGGGTGATGACCTGTGCCTACGCGCCCTCTGGGAACTATGTGGCATGTGGAGGCCTGGACAACATCTGCTCTATCTACAGCTTGAAGACCCGTGAGGGCAACGTTCGTGTCAGCCGAGAGCTGGCTGGGCACACAG GTTATTTGTCTTGTTGCCGTTTCCTGGATGACAACCAGATTGTTACAAGCTCTGGTGACACCACCTG tgCACTCTGGGATATAGAGACAGGACAGCAGACAACCACATTTGCTGGGCACACTGGTGACGTCATGAGCCTCTCGCTGGCTCCTGACACAAGGTTATTTGTCTCTGGGGCATGTGATGCTTCAGCCAAGCTGTGGGACGTTCGGGAGGGCATGTGTAGACAGACATTTACTGGCCATGAGTCCGACATCAATGCCATCTGT TTCTTCCCTAATGGCAACGCCTTTGCCACTGGCTCAGATGATGCGACCTGTCGTCTGTTCGACCTGCGTGCCGATCAAGAGCTAATGGTTTACTCCCACGACAACATCATCTGCGGAATCACCTCCGTCGCCTTCTCCAAGAGCGGTCGCCTGCTACTGGCTGGCTATGATGACTTTAACTGCAACGTCTGGGACACCCTGAAGGCCGACCGTGCAG GTGTGCTGGCTGGACATGATAACCGTGTCAGCTGCCTGGGCGTCACAGACGATGGCATGGCGGTTGCTACAGGATCCTGGGACAGTTTCTTGAAGATCTGGAACTGA